The following are encoded together in the Pempheris klunzingeri isolate RE-2024b chromosome 24, fPemKlu1.hap1, whole genome shotgun sequence genome:
- the pcid2 gene encoding PCI domain-containing protein 2 — protein sequence MAHITINQYLQQVYEAIDSHDGNFCAELLSFKHPHVANPRLQLASPEEKCQQLLEPPYDEMVAAHLRCTYAVANHDFVEAYKFQTLVVQSFLRAFQSHKEENWALPVMFAVTLDLRIFANNAEQQLQKKSKGQPGEMLEKAAEQLMSCFRVCASDNPAQKVTYKYYVGRKAMFDSDFKPAEEFLSYAFHHCHRSSQKNKRMILIYLLPVKMLLGHMPTHQLLRKYDLMQFADVTKAVSEGNLLLLNEALSKHETFFIRCGIFLILEKLKIITYRNLFKKVYLLLRTHQLPLDAFLVSLRMMQVEDVDIDEVQCILANLIYMGHIKGYISHQHQKLVVSKQNPFPPLSSIS from the exons ATGGCTCACATCACCATCAACCAGTACCTGCAGCAg GTTTACGAGGCCATCGACAGCCACGACGGCAACTTCTGCGCCGAGCTGCTCTCCTTCAAACACCCGCACGTCGCCAACCCCCGGCTCCAG ctggcCAGTCCAGAGGAGAAATGTCAGCAGCTCCTGGAGCCGCCCTACGACGAGATGGTCGCAGCTCATCTCAG gtgtacCTACGCTGTGGCCAATCACGACTTCGTTGAAGCCTACAAGTTCCAGACACTTGTCGTCCA GTCCTTCCTGAGGGCCTTCCAGTCCCACAAAGAGGAGAACTG GGCTCTGCCGGTCATGTTCGCCGTCACTCTGGACCTCAGGATCTTTGCCAACAAT gcggagcagcagctgcagaagaaGAGTAAAGGTCAGCCGGGGGAGAtgctggagaaagcagcagagcaacTGATGAGCTGCTTCAGAGTGTGTGCCAGCGAcaa TCCTGCTCAGAAGGTCACCTACAAGTACTACGTGGGCCGCAAGGCCATGTTCGACAGCGACTTCAAGCCAG CGGAGGAGTTTCTGTCGTACGCCTTCCATCACTGCCATCGGTCCAGTCAGAAGAACAAGAGGATGATCCTCATCTACCTGCTGCCCGTCAAGATGCTGCTG GGTCACATGCCGACTCATCAGCTCCTGAGGAAATACGACCTCATGCAGTTTGCAGACGTCACCAAAGCTGTGAG tgaggggaacctgctgctgctgaacgaGGCTTTGTCCAAACACGAGACCTTCTTCATCCGCTGTGGGATCTTCCTCATCCTGGAGAAGCTCAAGATCATCACCTACAGGAACCTCTTCAAGAAAGT gTACCTGCTGCTGAGGACCCACCAGCTGCCCCTGGACGCCTTCCTGGTGTCTCTGAGGATGATGCAGGTGGAGGACGTCGACATCGACGAGGTGCAGTGTATCCTGGCCAACCTCATCTACatg GGTCACATCAAAGGTTACATCTCCCATCAGCACCAGAAGCTCGTGGTCAGTAAACAGAACCCGTTCCCTCcgctctcctccatctcctag